One Vigna unguiculata cultivar IT97K-499-35 chromosome 7, ASM411807v1, whole genome shotgun sequence genomic region harbors:
- the LOC114192550 gene encoding uncharacterized protein LOC114192550, producing the protein MAFHRAPKPKPKSTRSPILLLVAAVTAIALLFLLSSLLSTTATKPSLFQRRQQHFEKYLYWGNRIDCPGKHCGSCEGLGHQESSLRCALEEAIFLGRTFVMPSRMCINPIHNKKGILHHSANGSSEELWDASSCAMDSLYDAELMSGTVPVIFDNSKDWYRVLSTSMKLGTRGVEHVEGVSRFELKENSRYSDMLLINRTASPLSWFMECKDRNNRSSILLPYSFLPSMAAGKLREAAEKIKALLGDYDAIHVRRGDKIKTRKDRFGVARSLHPHLDRDTRPEFIICRIAKWVPPGRTLFIASNERTPGFFSPLSARYRVAYSSNYSHILEPLIENNYQLFMIERLIMMGAKKFIRTFKEDETDLSLTDDPKKNTKLWQVPVYNADETC; encoded by the exons ATGGCGTTCCATAGAGCCCCAAAGCCAAAACCTAAATCCACGAGATCCCCAATATTGCTTCTCGTGGCAGCAGTGACAGCAATCGCGCTCCTCTTCCTCTTATCCTCTCTGCTTTCCACCACCGCCACAAAACCCAGCCTCTTTCAACGACGCCAACAGCACTTCGAAAAGTACCTCTATTGGGGCAACCGCATCGACTGCCCGGGAAAACACTGTGGATCTTGCGAAGGTTTGGGTCACCAAGAATCCAGCCTCCGGTGCGCCCTCGAAGAAGCCATTTTTCTCGGCAG AACTTTCGTGATGCCATCGAGGATGTGTATCAATCCCATACATAACAAGAAAGGCATTCTTCACCATTCCGCTAATGGTAGCTCTGAAGAACT ATGGGATGCAAGTTCTTGTGCCATGGACTCTTTATATGACGCAGAACTTATGTCAGGTACTGTTCCTGTGATTTTTGACAATTCAAAAGATTGGTATAGGGTTCTATCAACAAGCATGAAGTTGGGAACCAGAGGTGTTGAGCATGTGGAAGGAGTTAGCCGTTTCGAACTTAAAGAAAATAGCCGCTACTCTGATATGTTGCTCATAAACAGAACTGCAAGTCCTCTTTCTTG GTTTATGGAGTGCAAGGATCGAAACAATCGCAGTTCTATATTGTTGCCATATTCATTTCTACCCTCAATGGCTGCTGGGAAACTTAGAGAAGCAGCAGAAAAG ATCAAAGCATTACTTGGTGATTACGATGCCATCCATGTTCGTCGTGGGGATAAAATAAAGACCAGAAAAGATAGATTTGGTGTAGCGAGGAGCCTGCATCCTCACCTTGATAGAGACACCCGGCCAGAGTTTATTATTTGTAGGATAGCGAAGTGGGTCCCACCTGGAAGAACCTTGTTCATTGCTTCAAATGAAAGGACTCCAGGGTTTTTTTCACCACTTTCTGCCAG GTACAGAGTGGCATATTCATCAAACTATAGCCATATATTGGAGCCGTTAATTGAGAACAATTATCAATTATTCATGATTGAGAGGCTTATAATGATGGGTGCTAAAAAGTTCATTAGGACGTTCAAGGAGGATGAGACAGATCTTAGCCTCACTGATGACCCCAAAAAGAACACTAAACTTTGGCAGGTACCTGTTTATAATGCGGATGAAACATGCTGA